The following are encoded in a window of Verrucomicrobiia bacterium genomic DNA:
- a CDS encoding M14 family metallocarboxypeptidase, producing MSTLTKTESPVAVAAATPRLPERRPLERLLSQLDQLAENSDHLLRRPFGNFESGGQNYQLPRYLYLGPQGGGDIVRLGIFATIHGDEPEGALALTRLVAALEKNPALAKGYCLFIYPVCNPTGFEDNTRHARSGKDLNREFWRNSAEPEVRLLETEIWTHAFDGIITLHADDTSHGLYGYVAGHILAENLLEPALREAEKFLPRNREVSIDGFDAKNGVISQGFPGVLRAPKNMKQPPFEITLETPQKASLHLQVEAFAAALQTILVEYQSLQSIAQNI from the coding sequence ATGAGCACCCTCACAAAAACCGAATCTCCCGTTGCTGTTGCCGCCGCCACGCCGCGTCTTCCCGAACGCCGTCCCTTGGAACGCCTCCTCTCGCAACTCGACCAGCTCGCCGAAAATTCCGATCATCTCCTGCGCCGTCCCTTCGGCAACTTCGAGAGCGGCGGGCAAAATTATCAGTTGCCCCGCTACCTGTATCTTGGCCCGCAGGGTGGGGGAGACATCGTCCGCCTCGGCATCTTCGCCACCATTCACGGCGATGAACCCGAAGGCGCGCTCGCGCTGACCCGCCTCGTCGCCGCGCTCGAAAAAAATCCCGCGCTCGCCAAAGGCTATTGCCTCTTCATCTACCCCGTGTGCAATCCGACCGGCTTCGAGGACAACACCCGCCACGCGCGCAGCGGCAAAGACCTCAACCGCGAATTCTGGCGCAACTCCGCCGAGCCCGAAGTCCGCCTCCTCGAAACCGAAATCTGGACGCACGCCTTCGACGGCATCATCACCCTCCACGCCGACGATACCAGCCACGGCCTCTACGGTTACGTCGCCGGTCACATTCTCGCCGAAAACTTGCTCGAACCCGCGCTCCGCGAAGCCGAAAAATTTCTCCCGCGCAACCGCGAAGTCAGCATAGACGGCTTCGACGCAAAAAACGGCGTCATCTCGCAAGGCTTCCCCGGAGTCCTGCGCGCGCCCAAAAACATGAAACAACCCCCCTTCGAGATCACCTTGGAGACACCGCAAAAAGCCTCGCTGCACCTGCAAGTCGAAGCCTTCGCCGCTGCCCTGCAAACCATCCTCGTCGAATACCAATCCCTCCAATCCATCGCCCAAAATATCTAA